The Nocardia arthritidis genome has a window encoding:
- the gatC gene encoding Asp-tRNA(Asn)/Glu-tRNA(Gln) amidotransferase subunit GatC, whose translation MPAISRDEVAHLARLSRLALSESELDQFAGQLDSILSHVRTISEVATADVPETASPNPTTNVTRPDVVSPGLTPAEALSGAPAVEEQRFMVPQILGEGE comes from the coding sequence GTGCCCGCCATCTCCCGCGACGAGGTCGCACACCTCGCCCGGTTGTCCCGGCTCGCGCTGTCCGAGTCCGAACTCGATCAGTTCGCCGGGCAGCTGGATTCGATTCTGAGCCACGTGCGGACCATCTCCGAGGTCGCGACCGCCGATGTCCCGGAAACCGCGTCGCCGAATCCGACGACCAATGTGACCCGTCCCGATGTGGTCTCGCCGGGCCTGACCCCGGCGGAGGCGCTGTCCGGCGCGCCCGCGGTCGAGGAGCAGCGGTTCATGGTTCCGCAGATCTTGGGAGAGGGCGAATGA
- a CDS encoding amino acid-binding protein — protein sequence MSFLLRVQLPDRPGSLGALALALGSVGADILSLDVVERGAGFAVDDLVVEVPPNALPDTLITAAESISDVHVDSIRPYSGVLDTHRELELIDQVASARDDRLQVLVDGAPRVLRVGWSTIIDMGPQGAYRVVGSPSAPETQAGSAPWMPLEKPAVLDPEADWVPQIWRDMDTKLAAAPLGNTGKVLLLGRPGGPDFRPSEVARLGYLAGIVATVLG from the coding sequence GTGTCATTCCTGCTCCGCGTGCAACTTCCGGATCGACCGGGAAGTCTCGGCGCACTCGCTCTCGCACTGGGTTCGGTCGGCGCCGACATACTCTCGCTGGACGTGGTGGAACGCGGGGCCGGTTTCGCGGTCGACGATCTGGTGGTCGAGGTGCCGCCGAACGCGCTGCCCGACACGTTGATCACCGCGGCGGAATCGATCAGCGACGTACACGTCGACTCCATCCGCCCCTACTCCGGCGTGCTGGACACCCATCGCGAACTCGAGCTCATCGACCAGGTGGCCAGCGCCCGCGACGACCGGCTGCAGGTGCTGGTCGACGGCGCGCCCCGAGTGTTGCGGGTGGGCTGGAGCACCATCATCGATATGGGCCCGCAGGGTGCCTACCGCGTCGTCGGCAGCCCGAGCGCACCCGAGACGCAGGCCGGTTCGGCGCCGTGGATGCCGCTGGAGAAGCCGGCCGTACTGGATCCGGAAGCCGATTGGGTGCCGCAGATCTGGCGCGATATGGACACCAAACTGGCCGCCGCGCCGCTCGGCAACACCGGCAAGGTGCTGCTGCTCGGCCGACCCGGCGGGCCCGACTTCCGGCCGTCGGAGGTGGCCAGGCTCGGCTATCTGGCCGGGATCGTCGCCACCGTGCTCGGCTGA
- the gatA gene encoding Asp-tRNA(Asn)/Glu-tRNA(Gln) amidotransferase subunit GatA, which yields MSELTKLSAAELADKIHGREVSAVEVTQAHLDRIAEVDGEYHAFLHVGAEQALAAAAAVDAELAAGRAPASPLAGVPLALKDVFTTTDMPTTCASKILEGWVSPYDATLTTRLRQAGIPILGKTNMDEFAMGSSTENSAYGPTRNPWDTSRIPGGSGGGSAAVLASYQAPLAIGTDTGGSIRQPASMTGTVGTKPTYGTVSRYGLVACASSLDQGGPCGRTVLDTALLHEVIAGYDPRDSTSRDVPVPPVVAAARAGAEGDLRGLKVGVVKELHSDSYQPGVIASFDEAVEVLTKLGAEVVEVSCPNFEYALPAYYLVMPSEVSSNLARFDAMRYGLRVGDDGQHSAEQVMAATREAGFGPEVKRRIMLGTYALSAGYYDAYYGQALKVRTLIQRDFDAAYEKVDVLVAPTSPFTAWKLGEKVDDPLAMYLSDLCTLPSNLAGHPGMSVPSGLSKDDGMPVGFQIMAPALADDRLYRVAAAYEVARGPIA from the coding sequence ATGAGTGAGCTGACCAAATTGTCCGCGGCGGAGCTGGCGGACAAGATCCACGGCCGCGAGGTGTCGGCCGTGGAGGTGACACAGGCGCATCTCGATCGGATCGCCGAGGTCGACGGCGAATACCACGCCTTCCTGCACGTCGGCGCCGAGCAGGCGCTCGCCGCTGCCGCCGCCGTCGACGCCGAGCTGGCCGCGGGCCGGGCGCCCGCCTCGCCGCTGGCCGGAGTTCCGTTGGCGCTCAAGGACGTTTTCACCACCACGGATATGCCGACGACCTGCGCGTCGAAAATCCTCGAGGGCTGGGTGTCGCCGTACGACGCGACGCTCACCACCCGGTTGCGGCAGGCGGGCATCCCGATCCTCGGCAAGACCAATATGGACGAGTTCGCGATGGGTTCGTCCACCGAGAACTCGGCATACGGCCCCACCCGTAATCCATGGGATACCAGCCGGATTCCGGGCGGCTCCGGCGGCGGTTCGGCGGCGGTGCTCGCCTCCTATCAGGCGCCGCTCGCCATCGGTACCGACACCGGCGGCTCGATCCGCCAGCCCGCATCCATGACCGGCACCGTCGGCACCAAGCCGACATACGGCACCGTCTCCCGCTACGGTCTGGTGGCCTGCGCGTCCTCGCTGGACCAGGGCGGTCCGTGTGGTCGCACCGTGCTCGACACCGCGCTGCTGCACGAGGTGATCGCCGGATACGATCCGCGCGATTCCACCTCCCGCGATGTGCCGGTGCCGCCGGTGGTCGCCGCCGCGCGCGCGGGCGCCGAAGGCGATCTGCGCGGGCTGAAAGTCGGTGTGGTGAAGGAACTTCACTCCGACAGCTACCAGCCGGGCGTCATCGCGTCGTTCGACGAGGCGGTCGAGGTGCTGACCAAGCTCGGCGCCGAGGTGGTCGAGGTGTCGTGCCCGAACTTCGAATACGCGCTGCCCGCGTACTACCTGGTGATGCCGAGCGAGGTGTCGTCGAACCTGGCCCGGTTCGATGCCATGCGCTACGGCCTGCGCGTCGGCGACGACGGACAGCACAGCGCCGAACAGGTGATGGCCGCCACCCGCGAGGCCGGTTTCGGCCCGGAGGTCAAGCGCCGCATCATGCTCGGCACCTACGCGCTCTCGGCCGGCTACTACGACGCCTACTATGGTCAGGCGCTCAAGGTGCGCACGCTCATCCAGCGCGATTTCGACGCCGCGTACGAGAAGGTGGATGTGCTCGTCGCGCCGACCAGCCCGTTCACCGCGTGGAAGCTGGGCGAGAAGGTCGACGACCCGCTGGCCATGTACCTGTCCGACCTGTGCACGCTGCCGAGCAACCTGGCCGGGCATCCGGGCATGTCGGTGCCGTCGGGGCTGAGCAAGGACGACGGTATGCCGGTGGGCTTCCAGATCATGGCGCCCGCGTTGGCCGACGACCGCCTGTACCGTGTCGCGGCGGCCTATGAGGTCGCACGGGGACCCATCGCCTGA
- a CDS encoding AAA family ATPase encodes MLRSFQVTNHKSLAGAQELRSSRGAGPVAVPVTAIHGAAAAGKTNLIDALAQMRSAVLDSVTGWDPYAGPVRAPHLGFPERPSEFVVEFVAEGYPYTYGFRLESAEVAAEWLYTHPRSRKRIVFERTGEQVKVGPMFEAARYGIAALAPLVRPNALLLSLAGQLYAEALVPAYRWFESKLEVQHGATDADAVAHRLGGHLSKSPENAARLLLLLRTAGLGIVDLLVAEPDPMYADYLRELDAEIADTGKQAELCAVSPSHADMLLRDNGITEVLLERELTNLRAAREALYARMVARRGVGLRLVHNGIDADFDIAEESTATLSVLRLLPAMLDALDSGKVLAVDDIGAHLPAEETDRLIQLFQNPETNSRGAQLIFTTNNRALIDRGNGRSPRTRAAVWQVRRTEDGVSELTQH; translated from the coding sequence ATGCTGCGCAGTTTTCAGGTGACCAATCACAAGTCGTTGGCGGGGGCACAGGAGTTGCGGTCGAGTCGGGGGGCGGGGCCGGTGGCGGTGCCGGTGACGGCGATACATGGTGCGGCGGCCGCGGGGAAGACGAACCTGATCGATGCGCTGGCGCAGATGCGGTCGGCGGTGCTGGATTCGGTGACCGGGTGGGATCCGTACGCGGGTCCGGTGCGCGCGCCGCACCTCGGATTCCCGGAGCGGCCATCGGAATTCGTCGTCGAATTCGTCGCCGAGGGCTATCCGTACACCTACGGGTTCCGGTTGGAGAGCGCGGAGGTCGCGGCGGAATGGCTGTATACGCATCCGCGCTCGCGTAAGCGAATCGTGTTCGAGCGCACCGGCGAACAGGTGAAGGTCGGCCCGATGTTCGAGGCGGCGCGCTACGGTATCGCCGCGCTGGCGCCGCTGGTGCGGCCGAATGCGTTGCTGCTCAGCCTCGCCGGGCAGCTGTACGCCGAGGCGCTGGTGCCCGCCTATCGATGGTTCGAGTCGAAGCTCGAGGTGCAGCACGGCGCGACGGATGCCGATGCGGTGGCGCACCGCCTCGGCGGTCATCTGTCGAAATCCCCGGAGAATGCGGCGCGCCTGCTCCTGCTGCTGCGCACCGCCGGGCTCGGCATCGTCGATCTGCTTGTGGCCGAACCGGATCCGATGTATGCCGACTATCTGCGGGAGCTGGACGCGGAGATCGCCGACACCGGCAAACAGGCCGAGCTGTGCGCGGTTTCGCCGAGCCACGCGGATATGCTGTTGCGCGACAACGGCATCACCGAGGTGCTGCTGGAGCGGGAGCTGACCAACCTGCGCGCCGCGCGAGAAGCGCTCTACGCCCGCATGGTCGCCCGCCGCGGTGTCGGACTTCGATTGGTGCACAACGGGATCGACGCCGACTTCGATATCGCCGAGGAGTCCACCGCCACCCTGTCGGTGTTGCGGCTGTTGCCCGCGATGCTCGACGCGCTGGATTCCGGGAAGGTGCTCGCCGTCGACGATATCGGCGCACACCTGCCCGCCGAGGAAACCGACCGGCTGATCCAGCTTTTCCAGAATCCGGAGACGAATTCCCGTGGCGCCCAACTGATTTTCACCACCAACAACCGCGCGCTGATCGATCGCGGCAACGGTCGCTCGCCGCGCACCCGCGCCGCGGTCTGGCAGGTGCGCCGCACCGAGGACGGTGTCAGTGAGCTCACCCAGCACTGA
- a CDS encoding SDR family NAD(P)-dependent oxidoreductase, with the protein MVHRSALVTGASAGLGLALSRELVSRGWQVFGTARRADRLDRAATELGEGFTAVPGDVTDAAHRGRLFEIIRAAGRLDLLVNNASRLGPSPLPALDRYPLTELESVYRTNVVAPLAMLQLALPLLGQSGGVAVNISSDAAVEPYPNWGGYGSSKAALDQLTAVLAAEHPEIPIYAFDPGDMRTEMHQAAFPGEDISDRPEPEAVVPALLRLIETRPNRGRYTAADFTTGAVR; encoded by the coding sequence ATGGTTCACCGATCCGCACTCGTCACCGGTGCCTCCGCGGGGCTCGGCCTGGCATTGAGCCGGGAACTCGTCTCTCGGGGCTGGCAGGTGTTCGGCACCGCACGCCGGGCCGACCGGCTGGATCGGGCGGCGACGGAGTTGGGCGAGGGGTTCACCGCCGTCCCCGGTGACGTCACGGATGCGGCCCACCGCGGCCGCTTATTCGAAATCATAAGGGCGGCAGGGCGACTCGACCTGCTGGTGAACAACGCGAGCAGGCTGGGCCCGAGCCCGCTGCCCGCGCTGGACCGGTATCCGTTGACCGAGTTGGAGTCGGTCTACCGCACCAATGTCGTAGCGCCGCTGGCGATGCTGCAGCTCGCCCTGCCGCTGCTCGGCCAATCCGGCGGCGTCGCGGTGAATATCAGCTCCGACGCGGCGGTGGAACCGTATCCGAACTGGGGCGGCTATGGTTCGTCGAAGGCGGCGCTGGATCAGCTCACCGCGGTCCTTGCCGCCGAACATCCGGAAATACCGATCTACGCCTTCGATCCCGGTGATATGCGCACCGAGATGCATCAGGCGGCGTTCCCCGGCGAGGATATTTCGGACCGTCCGGAACCGGAAGCCGTTGTCCCCGCGCTACTCCGGTTGATCGAGACCCGACCCAACCGCGGCCGCTACACCGCGGCCGATTTCACGACGGGTGCGGTGCGATGA
- a CDS encoding methionine synthase, with amino-acid sequence MTEIGSGTANQVVQALRGGIATGVGSWPGADPREAASTIVGELAELPHLVELPRRGAGADMVGRASALLVDLRFDTTTRGYRLAARPGAVSRRAHDLLRTDLDALEEAWETAGLAGHGHPVKVQAAGPLTLAAQVELPGGHRVLTDSGAVRDLSASLAEGLAQHVAEVRRRLGAEVVVQLDEPSLSAVLDGSLRGVSVLNTVAAVPEPEALAVLDGVIDAQTAPVLVHTCAEPPALRFLSKSSCAAMGFDIAAIGVKDLDGIGEALDASKLLVLGLIPTTAPATPPTWRDFAEPGVRLIDRLGFPRTTLATSVMVSPSCGLATAPITWARKAVALSTEVARAFAEDPESLTFG; translated from the coding sequence GTGACCGAAATCGGTAGTGGCACGGCGAATCAGGTGGTACAGGCATTGCGTGGCGGCATCGCGACCGGCGTCGGGTCGTGGCCGGGCGCCGACCCGCGCGAGGCGGCGTCGACGATCGTCGGCGAGCTCGCGGAGTTGCCGCATCTGGTGGAGCTGCCGCGGCGCGGGGCGGGCGCGGATATGGTCGGCCGGGCCTCGGCGCTGCTGGTCGACCTGCGATTCGATACGACGACGCGCGGCTATCGGCTCGCCGCCCGGCCGGGCGCGGTATCGCGACGGGCGCACGATCTGCTGCGCACCGATCTGGACGCGCTCGAAGAGGCTTGGGAGACAGCGGGTCTCGCGGGGCATGGGCATCCGGTGAAGGTGCAGGCGGCCGGGCCGCTCACCCTCGCCGCCCAGGTGGAGCTGCCCGGCGGACATCGGGTGCTCACCGATTCCGGTGCGGTGCGCGACCTTTCGGCATCGCTGGCCGAGGGATTGGCGCAGCACGTCGCCGAGGTGCGCAGGCGGCTCGGCGCGGAAGTCGTTGTGCAACTGGATGAACCGTCGCTCAGCGCGGTGCTGGACGGTTCGCTGCGCGGCGTCAGCGTGTTGAATACGGTGGCCGCCGTGCCCGAGCCCGAGGCGCTCGCGGTGCTCGACGGTGTGATCGACGCGCAGACCGCGCCGGTGCTCGTCCACACCTGCGCCGAACCGCCCGCCCTGCGCTTCCTGAGCAAAAGTTCCTGTGCCGCAATGGGTTTCGATATAGCGGCGATCGGCGTCAAGGATCTCGACGGCATCGGCGAAGCCCTCGACGCGAGCAAACTCCTTGTCCTGGGCCTGATCCCGACCACCGCCCCGGCCACCCCACCCACATGGCGCGATTTCGCCGAACCCGGCGTGCGCCTCATCGATCGCCTCGGCTTCCCCCGCACCACCCTCGCCACCTCCGTCATGGTGAGCCCGTCCTGCGGCCTCGCCACCGCCCCCATCACCTGGGCCCGCAAGGCCGTCGCCCTGAGCACCGAGGTAGCCCGCGCCTTCGCCGAGGACCCGGAATCCCTCACCTTCGGCTAG
- a CDS encoding Uma2 family endonuclease: protein MTELSTAYHWTPEGFIRAWEAGAFNSRVELIEGEVWSVVIGDWHGQAVFRVGRALPDTGVDITSATLPTGCSLPDPDCWVRRASAEPVGMVGSKISVWDPSDVLLVVEVSDETVLSDLNTKAKLYARAGYAVYWVVTKDMIYEHTEPSPDGYLTSHKYRPGTRIPVNYADTTIAVDDLLFSA from the coding sequence ATGACCGAGCTCTCAACCGCGTATCACTGGACCCCTGAAGGGTTCATTCGCGCATGGGAAGCGGGTGCGTTCAACAGTCGTGTCGAGCTCATCGAGGGGGAGGTATGGTCGGTGGTCATCGGGGACTGGCACGGACAAGCGGTGTTCCGCGTTGGACGAGCACTTCCCGACACCGGGGTCGATATAACTTCGGCAACCCTGCCCACTGGGTGTTCGCTGCCTGATCCTGACTGCTGGGTCCGTCGCGCGAGCGCGGAGCCCGTCGGCATGGTGGGCTCGAAAATTTCCGTCTGGGATCCGAGCGATGTCCTACTGGTCGTCGAGGTCTCGGATGAAACCGTACTGAGCGACCTCAACACAAAAGCCAAACTGTATGCGCGAGCGGGATACGCGGTGTACTGGGTAGTCACCAAAGACATGATTTACGAACACACCGAGCCATCCCCGGACGGCTATCTCACAAGCCACAAATACCGTCCTGGCACCCGGATTCCAGTGAACTACGCCGATACCACGATCGCGGTCGACGATCTGCTGTTCTCGGCGTAA
- a CDS encoding S-adenosylmethionine:tRNA ribosyltransferase-isomerase has translation MTVLLSERSFVLPPELNASAPPEARGLARDEVRLLVAGDRLTHAVFRELPGQLRPGDLVVVNNSATLPAAVDASVDGVAAALHFSTWLEDGRWVVEVRAPERTPFAAGKLHGGTVIRLPGGASATLREPWLPGAKRLWIADIDTDPRALMAAYGRPVTYSYVPQQWSVDYYHTVFGRIPGSAEMPSAARPFTQRLVLDLITSGVAVAPVTLHTGVSSPEAGEPPSPERFAVPAATARLVNDTRAAGGRVIAVGTTVTRALESAADPAGYVETSSGWTDLVLGEHRPARVVDGLITGWHAPGASHLDLLVAVAGTATVGAAYAAALETGYLWHEFGDSALLFRA, from the coding sequence ATGACGGTACTGCTTTCCGAGCGTTCCTTCGTGCTGCCGCCCGAACTCAATGCGAGCGCCCCACCCGAGGCCCGCGGACTCGCCCGCGACGAGGTGCGGCTGCTGGTGGCCGGTGATCGCCTGACCCACGCCGTCTTTCGGGAACTGCCGGGGCAGCTGCGGCCGGGTGACCTTGTGGTGGTGAACAATTCGGCGACGCTGCCCGCCGCCGTCGACGCGTCGGTCGACGGCGTGGCGGCCGCGCTGCACTTTTCCACCTGGCTGGAAGACGGCCGGTGGGTGGTTGAGGTGCGGGCACCCGAGCGGACGCCGTTCGCCGCCGGAAAACTGCACGGCGGCACCGTGATCCGGCTGCCCGGCGGCGCTTCCGCGACATTGCGGGAGCCGTGGCTGCCGGGGGCGAAGCGGCTCTGGATCGCCGATATCGACACCGATCCACGCGCGCTGATGGCCGCATACGGCCGACCTGTCACGTATTCCTATGTGCCGCAGCAGTGGTCGGTGGACTACTATCACACCGTTTTCGGGCGTATTCCGGGAAGTGCGGAGATGCCAAGCGCGGCAAGGCCTTTCACGCAGCGTCTGGTACTCGACCTGATCACCTCCGGTGTGGCGGTCGCGCCGGTGACGCTGCACACCGGTGTTTCGTCGCCGGAGGCCGGGGAGCCGCCGAGCCCGGAGCGTTTCGCGGTTCCGGCGGCGACGGCTCGGCTCGTCAACGACACCAGGGCGGCGGGCGGTCGGGTGATCGCGGTCGGCACAACGGTCACCCGGGCGCTCGAGTCGGCCGCCGACCCTGCGGGATATGTCGAAACGTCCTCAGGCTGGACCGATCTCGTGCTCGGCGAGCATCGGCCCGCACGCGTGGTGGACGGCCTGATCACCGGTTGGCACGCCCCGGGCGCATCGCATCTCGACCTACTGGTCGCGGTGGCGGGCACGGCGACCGTCGGCGCGGCGTACGCGGCGGCATTGGAAACCGGCTACCTCTGGCACGAATTCGGCGACAGCGCTCTACTTTTCCGCGCTTAA
- the ligA gene encoding NAD-dependent DNA ligase LigA, which yields MSDEGEAVPATAEQRVRWQELADEVREHQFRYYVRDAPIISDGEFDKLLRSLEELENEHPDLRTPDSPTQLVGGGFATDFTAVDHLERMLSLDNVFDYDELRAWARRVEAEAGANLHYLCEVKIDGVALNLVYEKGRLVRGATRGDGRTGEDVTLNARTIEDIPGELTAHPEFPIPDVLEVRGEVYFRLEDFESLNAQIVAEGKPPYANPRNTAAGSLRQKDPSVTARRRLRMICHGFGRMEGYSPTSQHEAYRALAAWGLPVSEHTRLVQGIDAVIERVAYWGEHRHDIEHEIDGQVIKVDQMALQRRLGSTSRAPRWAIAYKYPPEEATTKLLGIEVNVGRTGRVTPFAVMEPVSIAGSTVARATLHNASEVKRKGVLIGDTVTIRKAGDVIPEVLGPVVDARTGDEREFVMPTHCPECGSELAPEKESDADIRCPNQQYCPAQLRERVFHVAGRGAFDIEALGYEGAIDLLKSGAITDEGDLFDLDEARLLTTSLYANIDGSLSANGKRLLENLRAAKNRPLWRVLVGLSIRHVGPTAARALAAQLGSMDRVREASAEELAAVDGVGPTIAAAVAEWFTVHWHLAIVDKWRAAGVRMEDERDESIERNLEGLSIVVTGSLQGFTRDGAKEAILVRGGKAAGSVSKKTAFVVIGDSPGSKAAKAEELGVPILDEAGFRLLLEQGPQAVAPSANEDAADE from the coding sequence GTGAGTGACGAAGGCGAGGCGGTGCCGGCGACGGCGGAGCAGCGGGTGCGTTGGCAGGAACTGGCGGACGAGGTGCGCGAGCACCAGTTCCGCTACTACGTGCGCGATGCGCCGATCATCTCGGACGGCGAATTCGACAAGCTACTGCGCAGCCTGGAGGAGCTGGAGAACGAGCATCCGGATCTGCGCACGCCGGATTCGCCGACCCAGCTGGTCGGCGGCGGTTTCGCCACCGATTTCACCGCGGTCGACCATCTGGAGCGAATGCTCTCGCTGGACAATGTGTTCGACTACGACGAGCTGCGCGCCTGGGCGCGCCGGGTGGAGGCCGAGGCCGGCGCGAACCTGCACTACCTGTGCGAGGTGAAGATCGACGGTGTCGCACTCAACCTCGTCTACGAGAAGGGCAGGCTGGTGCGCGGCGCGACCCGCGGCGACGGGCGCACCGGCGAGGACGTCACGCTCAACGCGCGCACCATCGAGGACATCCCGGGCGAGCTCACGGCCCATCCCGAATTCCCGATCCCGGACGTGCTGGAGGTCCGCGGCGAGGTGTATTTCCGGCTGGAGGATTTCGAATCGCTGAACGCCCAGATCGTCGCCGAGGGTAAACCGCCGTACGCGAATCCGCGCAATACCGCCGCGGGTTCGCTGCGGCAGAAGGATCCGTCGGTCACCGCGCGGCGCAGGCTGCGAATGATCTGCCACGGTTTCGGCCGGATGGAAGGTTACTCGCCCACCTCACAGCACGAGGCCTACCGCGCGCTCGCCGCCTGGGGTCTGCCGGTTTCCGAGCACACCCGCCTGGTGCAGGGCATCGACGCGGTGATCGAGCGGGTCGCCTACTGGGGTGAGCACCGGCACGATATCGAGCACGAGATCGACGGCCAGGTCATCAAGGTCGATCAGATGGCGCTGCAGCGGCGCCTCGGGTCCACCTCGCGCGCCCCGCGCTGGGCGATCGCCTACAAATATCCGCCGGAGGAGGCCACCACCAAACTGCTCGGCATCGAGGTGAACGTCGGGCGCACCGGTCGGGTGACGCCGTTCGCGGTGATGGAGCCGGTGTCGATCGCCGGGTCGACGGTCGCGCGGGCGACGCTGCACAATGCCTCCGAGGTCAAGCGCAAGGGTGTGCTGATCGGTGACACCGTCACCATCCGCAAGGCGGGTGACGTGATTCCCGAGGTGCTCGGCCCGGTGGTGGACGCGCGCACCGGCGACGAGCGCGAATTCGTCATGCCGACGCACTGCCCGGAGTGCGGATCGGAACTCGCGCCGGAGAAGGAGAGCGACGCCGATATCCGCTGCCCGAATCAGCAGTATTGCCCGGCGCAGTTGCGGGAGCGGGTGTTCCATGTCGCGGGCCGCGGCGCGTTCGATATCGAGGCGCTCGGCTACGAAGGCGCGATCGACCTGTTGAAATCGGGTGCGATCACCGATGAGGGCGATCTGTTCGATCTGGATGAGGCGCGGCTGCTCACCACCTCGCTGTACGCCAATATCGATGGCAGCCTGTCCGCGAACGGCAAACGGCTGCTGGAGAATCTGCGGGCCGCCAAAAACCGGCCGCTGTGGCGGGTGCTGGTCGGCCTGTCGATTCGGCATGTCGGCCCGACCGCCGCGCGGGCGCTGGCCGCGCAGCTCGGCAGCATGGACCGGGTGCGGGAGGCGTCGGCCGAGGAGCTGGCCGCGGTGGACGGCGTCGGCCCGACGATCGCGGCGGCGGTGGCCGAATGGTTCACCGTGCATTGGCATTTGGCGATCGTCGACAAATGGCGGGCCGCGGGCGTTCGGATGGAGGACGAGCGCGACGAATCCATCGAGCGCAATCTCGAGGGCCTTTCGATCGTGGTGACCGGATCGCTGCAGGGTTTCACCCGCGACGGGGCCAAGGAGGCGATCCTGGTGCGCGGCGGTAAGGCGGCCGGATCGGTGTCGAAGAAGACGGCGTTCGTCGTGATCGGCGATTCGCCGGGGTCCAAGGCCGCCAAGGCGGAGGAGTTGGGGGTGCCGATCCTGGACGAGGCCGGATTCCGGTTGCTGCTGGAGCAGGGGCCGCAAGCCGTTGCGCCGTCGGCGAACGAGGACGCCGCGGACGAGTGA
- a CDS encoding GNAT family N-acetyltransferase has protein sequence MDANEARPIIRVARPDEYTAIGELTVDVYVGEGHIDPASAYVPELRDTARRAPLAEVLVAEYRGQVVGSLTIAAPGTPYAETARPDELEFRMLAVAKAARGLGVGTALVRTVIDRAIAESYAAVMITTMPTMTDAMRIYERFGFVRVPERDWITDAGNRLPVLRLDLAANAERIAENVWRAR, from the coding sequence ATGGATGCGAACGAAGCCCGGCCGATCATCCGTGTGGCCCGCCCCGACGAGTACACGGCGATCGGTGAGCTGACCGTCGACGTCTATGTCGGCGAGGGGCATATCGATCCGGCCAGCGCCTATGTGCCGGAGCTCAGGGATACCGCGCGCCGCGCGCCCCTGGCCGAGGTGCTGGTCGCGGAGTATCGGGGCCAGGTGGTGGGCTCGCTGACGATCGCGGCGCCCGGCACGCCGTACGCGGAGACCGCGCGCCCCGACGAGCTGGAGTTCCGGATGCTGGCCGTCGCCAAGGCGGCGCGTGGGCTCGGTGTCGGAACCGCGTTGGTGCGCACCGTGATCGACCGCGCGATCGCGGAATCCTATGCCGCGGTGATGATCACCACGATGCCGACCATGACCGACGCCATGCGCATCTACGAACGCTTCGGATTCGTCCGTGTGCCGGAACGGGATTGGATCACCGACGCGGGCAACCGGCTGCCCGTGCTGCGGTTGGATCTCGCCGCGAATGCCGAGCGCATCGCCGAAAACGTTTGGCGCGCGCGGTGA
- a CDS encoding SRPBCC domain-containing protein, translating to MAFVIDSGFETDVPAAVVWQVITDFPRYGEWNTFCIECRSTLVPGDPIDMLVHLGPRTRRQREWVRTHTPGAEFSYSMKPVPFGALHSVRRHRVTALGPDRTRYESHFELAGWLRPAVTALLGDALRTGFAAMTEGIEREARRIHAA from the coding sequence ATGGCCTTTGTCATCGACTCCGGATTCGAGACCGATGTGCCCGCCGCGGTCGTGTGGCAGGTGATCACCGATTTCCCCCGGTACGGCGAGTGGAACACCTTCTGCATCGAATGTCGCAGCACCCTGGTGCCGGGCGATCCGATCGATATGCTCGTGCACCTCGGCCCGCGGACGCGGCGGCAGCGCGAATGGGTGCGCACGCATACGCCGGGTGCGGAGTTCAGCTATTCGATGAAGCCCGTGCCATTCGGCGCGCTGCACAGCGTGCGCAGGCACCGCGTGACCGCGCTGGGGCCGGACCGCACCCGCTACGAATCGCATTTCGAGCTCGCGGGCTGGTTGCGGCCCGCGGTGACCGCGCTGCTCGGCGACGCGCTGCGCACCGGATTCGCCGCGATGACCGAGGGGATCGAGCGCGAGGCGCGGCGAATTCACGCCGCCTGA